The following DNA comes from Novosphingobium sp. PP1Y.
GGCTGCGCGCGCATACTGCCCTGGCTCGATTTCGACGCGATGGCCCGCACGCCCAAGCTGTTCGCCGGGTTCAGCGACAATACCGCGCTCCACCTCGCCTTTGCCGCCCGGACCGGCGTGCCCAGCATTCACGGACCGAACGCCTCGGCGTCCTGGCCCCCGGCTGCTTGGGAATCGTTCCGCGCACTGGCTTTCGACGGGGCGACGCCGACATATGCGGTGCCCGAGCATGCCGGCACCTACCTTGGCCGGCGCAGCGAGCGGGTGCGGACTTTCCGGGGCGGCAAGGCACGTGGCCGATTGATCGGTGGCAACCTTACCGTCCTCGCGGCTCTGGTGGGGACTCCCTACCTGCCCGATTTCAGCGGCGCGATCCTGTTCCTGGAGGACACCAACGAGGCAGAGTATCGCATCGACCGGATGCTGACGCAGCTGGCCCTTGCAGGCATTCTCGGAAAACTGGCGGGTGTCGTCTTCGGCCAGTGCACCGGCTGCAGCAATGCCGAGGGCGGTTATTCGAACTTCACGATCTACGAAGTGCTCGACCGCCAGTTTGCAGGGCTGGGCGTTCCTGCATTCCAGGGCGCCCAGATTGGCCATATTGCCGGGCAGGTGAGCATGCCGGTCGGCGTCATGGCCGAAATCGATGCCGATGCAGGGACGATTTCAGTTCTTGAACCGGCGGTAAGCTGAAACTTCGCAGGCGACCCGGCCGCCCCGGATTTTTCGTGATCAGGCGGCCTTGGCAGCGCTGCGACCGAGGCCGAAGCGGGCCACGAGATCGGAGAAGGTCTGGCCGTCGAGCGGGTCGGCAAATTCCAGGCCGGCGCTGTGATCGTTGGCCCATGCGACGAAGGCCATAGACGGTCGGCATCCCGGCAGCGCCAGGCTGACGGCTTCATCGGCGCAGAGGCGGCCGACTCCTTCGACTTTCGCGCCGAAGCGCGTCAGGTCCTTGAGCAGCACTGTGCTACTCACGAAGTCGCGACGGAACTTCGCCAACATCTCGACCTGTTCGCGTTGCTCGCGGCGGTGGATCGGCGGTGATCCGAGTTCGTGGTCGAGATAGGCCATGTCGATGCTCCGGCGTTCGTGCTTCCGGCCATTAACTACGGCATCGCGGGGAAGAATTTCAGTCCGGAGCACCCGCCAAGCCGAATTTTTCTCGCGGTTAAGCATGTCGCCCGCTGCGCGTCGCCTCGAACTGCCGGATTTCATGCGGGGATATGCGCCTTTGCTAAACTGAAACAATCGATTGTAAAATAAGCGGAATCCTTGGGGGCATCTGGTTGTGTGAAAAGTAAACACATCATGAAATCAGAGACTTAAATGGCCGGTTTAACCCGTTGATAACCCTGTGCTGCGTATCGACTGCAGGCATGGGAAGGGTCGCAGGAACAGGCAGTGCAGCACTATCGCTGCGTTCGACGGGCAGGGCGCTTGTGGCAGCGTGCCTCTATTTCGCACTGGCTGCTGCGACGATTAGGCTCACCAGCCACGAAGGAAGTATTGCCACGGTCTGGCCTGCGAACGCAGTCGTGGTCGCCATGATGCTGCAGCGCCCGCGCTCGGAATGGCTCCTTTACCTGCTGGCCGCATTGCTGGGTAATGGCGCTGCGAACGTGGTCATACGCGAGGCCGGGATCGGTTCGCTTATGCTCGGGCTGTCCAACTTGCCGGAAATCCTGATCGCGGCATGGATGTTTCGCCGCATCGTCAGCGCGGACAATTCGCTGCTGCACGACAAGAGATCGGTGATCAGCTTCATTCTTGCGGCCGGCCTGATCGCGCCTGCTGCCAGCACCGGCTTCGGGGCGATGACCGCCTATCTGATGTTCGACCAGCCTATCGGCGAATCGGTCGGCATCTGGTTCGCCGCCGATGCTCTTGGCTTGCTGATCTTCACACCGTTCTTCCACTGCCTGATCGCCGGCCATTACCTCCAGTGCTTCCGATCGAAGTCGGGGATCGAACGTCTCAAGACGGCGGCCCTGCAGGGGCTGGTGGTCGCCGTCACCGCGGGTGTATTTGCGCAAAGCACTTATCCGTTGCTGTTCGTGCCCGTTCTGCCACTGATCCTCGTCACCTTCCGGCTCGGCTGGTTGGGGACCAATCTTGCGGTCATGCTGATTGCCGCGATCGGCGCCCTTGCAACGATGCACGGTATCGGGCCGGTTTCGCTTGCCTCGGTTCGCGGCTTCTGGGTCCAACCGGCCTTCTTTCAGATCTATCTCGCCTTCCTCCTGCTTACCAACATGCCTATCGCGGCTTCGCTCAATGAGCGCCGCTCACTACTCGACAGGCTGGCCGAGCGCGAACGCGCGATCCACTTGCTGGCGGAGCGCTCGTCGGTCCTGCTGGTCAACTTCTCCCCGGCAGGGCGGTGCACCCAGGTCGCGGGCGATGCTTCCTCGATCTTCTCCCGTCCGGCGGCCGAGCTTGTTGGCGAGGATATTCTCGACTTGCAGGAAGATTGCGCCGACGCGCTGATGAGCGCCCACGTCAGGGCGATCGACAACCCGCAGGGCAAAGCCGTCGCCGAAATCCCGCTGGGCAACGGGCGCTGGATCGAGGCGACCTTCACCGCTTCTTATGACGGCGAGGGCCTGTTTGCAGGCTCCATCGCCACGATTTTCGATATCACGCGGCGCAAGCTGCGCGAGCGTGAACTGGCCGATGCCGCCCAGAGGGACGAGCTGACCGGCGTGCTCAATCGCGCGGGTTTCATGGAGCGCTTCCAGGCCGCCATCGCGGACAAGCCGGCCACCGGCATCAGCCTTGCTCTGATCGACGTCGACCGGTTCAAGTCGATCAACGACGAACTTGGCCACCTTGTCGGCGATGCCGTTCTAAAGGAAATCGCCGCGCGCCTCGTCAACGAAGTGCGCGACACTGACGTGGTCGGGCGCCTCGGCGGAGACGAGTTCGTCATTCTCCTGCACACCGACAACAGCGAGATCGCTCATGCCATCTGCAATCGTATCGTAGACCGGGTCGCGAGCGATCCGGTGGACATGCGGTTCGGGCAGGAAGTCCGGACGCAGATCAGCTGCGGCCTTGTCTACCATATCGCCGGACTGGGAGTGGAAGACATGATCCACAGTGCCGACATGGCGCTCTATGCCGCGAAGCGGGCGGGTCGCAACCGGCTTCAGGTTGCGGCCTGAACCGGTCTGCAAGGGCAGGGTCGCGACCTGCAAGCGGTCCAAGTTTGCCGGAATGCGATAAGGTGACTGGTCCATCTGACGAGCCGAAGTTGCCACTCCGACGAGCGCAGGATAGTGGGAAATCGCTGCTCACGTTTCGGACGTTGCGCCTCGGGCCGTCCCCCCTTGGACTCCAATCCCGGCATGCAGGCAGGCAGCACCCGACCTTTCCGAGATCGCAGAATGCACCGCGCGGCGCCAATTCCGCGTAAAGGCCTTGCGCCGTTTTCGGCCATGCGGAAGCGCGATCCAGTGATACTGCACATGTGAAATGCGGGCCAGGAATCAGAAAGGGCCGCTCCTTTCGGAGCGGCCCCCTGACCGGCCCTTTTGTTCCCGAACCTGTCCATGGACTTTGCCCTTACGGTGCATGTCGTGGTCTGGTTCGCGATCCTGGCAAGGGATGCCTTTCGCGGTCGATTCCTGAATACGCCTCGCGAGTGAGTCGGGCAAGCCCCCATGCAGGGTAAGACCTCGTGGGTAAGCGTCCATGCGTGCGAACGACGGCAAGTTCAGTTCTTCCTGGAGGCGCGTGTCTGTGCCAATTCCTGCATGGCTTCCATCTTCAATGGTCGCGCGATCAGGAGTTTGGTGTCGAACACGAGCCCGCCGACGGTCGGTTGCGGCCTACTGCGGGATTCCGGCGGTGATCGATTCGACCCGTATCGCTTCGGAGTTCATTGCCGAGTACGAAGCTGAATTGGCCGATGCAGCGGCAATGCGCGGAGCCGTGAAATACCCGAAGCCCTTGGCTGGAGGAGGGACTAGCCGATTTCAGACGAATATCGGCTTTTGCGCCGAGAGGGCACGTGCGGCTCAGGGGCGTGAACGGAAGGGCCAGGCGATAACCTTGCCTGCCCATAGCGGCCACCAGATCAGCACCGGTTGCAAGGCTAGCCGGGGCAGGTGATAGGCGAGCCCAAGGCCATGGTCGGGCCTCGCCATGTCGATCAGCATATGTTGCACGTTGGCTGGCCAGACACACAGCGCATAGGCTGCAAGACCCCAAGCGGCGGCACGTTGCACTGCGGGTAAAAAGGGCTGGGCCAACCCTGCCGCGCCAGCCAATTCGGCAAGTCCGGTCAGCGCGACGACGCTTGCCGGAAACGGAACCCACGGCGGCACGATCGAAACAAACGGGTCAGGCATGACGAGGTGCAGCACGCCTGCTGCCGCATAGAGCGCGGCGAGGAGCCATCGGCTACCGGATCGTATGGCCATCCTGGGTTTCCTTCCATAACGCATCGCGCGCATGAAAAATGCGCCCGAGCTTGTTGCCCGGGCGCATGAGTTGCCAAGCCAGGGTGGGCTCGAGGGCGCAGGACATGCCGCAGGTCGCTTGTGGATTGCAACCGCTGCAAGGCATTAATCTGTCTGGAACAGGTGGATCGCAAACCAGAAGGCGACCGCGAGAAACTCCCGGCCGCCTTCCGCAGGGGACCTCTTGGTAGAATAGCGCTGGCGTTTACTTGGCCGACGCTATCTTGGTGTAGGGCACGAAGTCCTGAAGCCCCACGAAGCCGTTCCAGAAGTGGCTGCCGCGATCGTGCAGTTGCACGGTGTCGAGCCGGCAAAGCTGGCTGGAATGAAGCTTGGTGACGAGAATGTCGTCGTCATCGAGCGAATCGGCATTGCTTGGGCGATTGACGTAAAGCGTGCTGCCGACGCGATAGACGATCGCCGTCTTGTCGATCACGCGCGTGTCCTGCGCCATGTACGATGGAATGCAATTGACCGGCTTCCCGGCCTCTCGGCCATCGAGCATCTTGGCCAGCTGTTCCTCGCCGGTGAGCTTGGTGCGCGCGTCTGCGACGGGTGCGGCAAGGAGCGTGGCGGCGACAGCTACAGCGGCAAGTACCTTCTGCATGTCATTTCTCCTTTGATCCCACTTCCCTTTCATCGCGACTTTCGCACGAACCGTCTTAACCGAAGCTGACCGCAGGGGCTTCGATCGGCAGGGAATGCCGTCAGCCGATATCAGGCGGTTCCGCCGACGGTGAGACCCTCGATCAGAAGGCTGGGCTGGCCGACGCCAGCCGGCACGCTCTGCCCGCCCTTGCCGCACATGCCCACGCCCTCGTCGAGCGCCATGTCGTTGCCGATGCCCTTGACCCGGGTGAGGACGGAGGGGCCATCGCCGATCAGCGTGGCGCCCTTGATCGGCGCCCCGAGCTTGCCGTTCTCCACCTTGTAGGCTTCGGTGCAGGAGAAAACGAACTTGCCCGAGACGATGTCGACCTGGCCGCCGCCGAAGTTCTTGGCGTAGATGCCGTTGCCGATGCGGGCGAGCAGTTCCTCGGGATCGTCCTCGCCGGACTTCATGAAGGTGTTGGTCATGCGCGGCAGCGGGGCATGGGCGTAGTTTTCGCGGCGTCCATTGCCGGTCGGCTCGACGCCCATCAGGCGCGCATTGAGGCGGTCCTGCATGTAGCCCTTGAGCACGCCGTCCTCGATCAGGACCGTTTCGCGCGTGGGCGTGCCTTCATCGTCGATGGTGAGCGAGCCGCGGCGGCCCATGATCGAACCGTCGTCGACGATAGTGACGCCAGGTGCGCCCACGCGTTCGCCGATGCGTCCGGTGAAGGCCGAAGTGCCCTTGCGGTTGAAGTCGCCCTCGAGGCCATGGCCGATGGCTTCGTGCAGTAGCACGCCGGGCCAGCCGGGGCCGAGCAGCACGGTCATCTCCCCTGCGGGAGCATCGACGCTTTCGAGGTTGATCAGCGCGCGTTCAAGCGCAGTGTCGATGGCGTGGTTCCAGTTCTCGGGCTTGAACAGGTCGTCGTAGAGCCAGCGCCCGCCCATGCCGAACGAGCCGGTCTCGCGCCGTCCGTTGCTTTCGGCGACGATCGAGACGTTGAGGCGGACCAACGGGCGCACGTCGGTGGCGACGAAGCCGTCGGCCCGCACGATCTCGACCACCGACCAGGAGCCCGAGAGACTGGCGCTGACTTGCGCGACGCGCGGGTCGCGGGCGCGGGCGGCGGCGTCGATGGTCTCGAGCAGTTTCACCTTCTCGCCGAAACCGACGAGGTCGAGCGGCGAGGCATCGGTATAGAGGTGCCGGTTGCTCTTCTGCGGCGGTGCGGCGCGTTTGCCGGTTGCCGGGTCGAGCAGCTGCAGCGTCTCACCCGCGCGGCGGATCGCGGCGGCGGAAATCTCGTTGGCGTGGGCAAAGCCGGTCATCTCGCCGGAAACGCCGCGCAGGCCGAAACCTGCATCGCGCGAATAGTCGGCGGTCTTGAGGCGCCCGTCGTCGAAGCCGAAGGCCTCGGTCGCCATGAACTGCATGTAGAGTTCGCCGTCGTCGCACGCCTGCAGCGTTTCGGCGGCAAGCGCCTGTGCGTCCTCGGGCGTGAGCTGGCGGTAAAGTAGCGAGCGCGGGTCGGTAACGGTCATAGGACCGGATATAGGCCCACCGGCGCGAATTGAAATGGCAATGGCCGCAATCGGGCCAGTGCCGAAGATCTTGCGGGGCGTCCCGGCCGAGGACCGGGACGTAAGCCAATCAGGCCGCCTGCTGGTCTGCGGGGCCGCCCTTCAGCACGAAGCGGCGGTCGCAGTAACCGCAATCAACATAGCCCTTTTCGTCGATTTCCATCCACACGCGGGGATGGCCCAGCGCGGCGGGCTTGTAGGCGCCGTTGGCGCGGATGTCGGAAGCCCCGTCGCAGGAGACGCGAGGGGAATCGGTGTAGACGGTTTCGGGCGCGTTGCTCATGAGCTGCGCCATTAGCAGCGAGTGCTGGCCATTTCCAGCGCGGAACGGCGCAGATTCGCAACCTCATGTGGGAAGATCCCGCGCCGCCGCGGGACGCGCGCCTGCACGCTGCCTTGCCAGCCGGGGCTTTACCCGGAGGGCAACTTCCCCCAAATGCGCAGGAATGACCAGCACTGCAGCCCCCGCCATCTCCATTCGCGACCTCAAGAAGCGTTACGCTCCTGCTGGCGGCGACGAAGGCAAGCTTGCCCTGAAAGGCGTCTCTTTCGACGTTCCGGAAGGCGGGATCTTCGGCCTGCTCGGCCCGAACGGCGCGGGCAAGTCGACGCTCATCAACATCATGGCGGGGCTGGTTCGCAAGACTTCCGGCTCGATCGATATCTGGGGCTTCGACATCGATCGCGACCAGCGCAACGCCAAGCGGTCGATCGGCATCGTGCCCCAGGAAATCGTCTTCGACCCCTTCTTCACGCCTTACGAGGTGCTGGAGATCCAGGCGGGCCTCTACGGCATCGCCAAGCACTTGCGCCGCAGCGAGGAACTGCTGCGCGCCGTCCACCTTGCCGACAAGCGCGATGCCTACTCGCGCACGCTGTCCGGCGGCATGAAGCGGCGCCTGCTGATCGCCAAGGCGCTTGTCCACCAGCCGCCGGTGCTGGTGCTCGATGAGCCGACCGCGGGCGTCGACGTGGAACTGCGCCGCCAGCTCTGGGAACTCGTCACCGAGATGAACCGCGAAGGTGTGACGATCGTACTTACCACGCACTACCTCGAGGAAGCCGAGGAGTTGTGCGATCGCATCGCCATCATCAACCACGGCGAACTGATCGCCAACAAGCCTACCCGCGAACTGGTCGGCATGGCGCGCGAGAAGATCCTGGTCCTCACGCTCGATCGCGACCTGACCGAGATGCCCAGTCACCCCGGCTTCGTGAAGTGCGAAACCAGCGGTGAGCGCATGCTTGAGATCACCTACGACAAGGACCGCGCCAATGCCGGCGAGATCCTCTCGGCGGTGCAGGCGCAGGGCTTCTCGATTGTCGACGTGACGACCCGCGAAGCCGATCTCGAGGACGTCTTCGTCAGCCTGACCAGCCAGGCGGCCTGACCTGCACTTGTAAGAGGGCAGGGAGCGGAAAAGCCAAAAAGACTCTCTGTCTACCGGCAGGTTATTGCGATTGGGCGCGTCTCTCGCCAATGAGGCGGGATGGAACCGTCAGATCGCAGTAGCGTGCAATACGATGTCGTCATCATTGGTTCGGGGGCAGCGGGCCTTACCGCAGCTCTGGCACTGGCCTCGAAGCTCAAGGTTCTGGTCCTCGCCAAGGGCCAGTTGACCGGTGGCTCCACTGCTTGGGCGCAGGGCGGCATTGCAGCCGTACTGGATGCCGGTGACACCTTTGAAGAGCATATCCGTGACACGATGGTCGCCGGTGCGGGCCTGAACCGGCTCGAGACGGTCGAATACGTCGTCGAGCGCGCGCCCAGCGCAATCGGACGGCTGGTCGAGCTGGGCGTGCCGTTCAACATGGAAGGCGATGCGCTGCACCTGACGCGCGAAGGCGGCCATTCCCACCGCCGCATCGTCCACGTCAACGATGCCACCGGCTGGGCCGTGCAGCAGGCGCTGCTCAAGGCTGCCGAGGACAGCCCCAACATCACCCTGCTGCCGGGCCGTTCGTGCATCGACCTCATCACCGGACGGCACGAGATGCGCTATTCCGGCTCGGGGCGCATCTGGGGCGTCTATGCGCTCAACGAACAGACCGGGCACGTCGAGGCCTATACGGCGCGCGCCACGGTGCTCGCCACCGGCGGGGCGGGGCGCGTCTATCGCTTCAGCACCGCCCCGCGCGGCGCCACCGGGGACGGGATCGCCATGGCCTGGCGCGCCGGTGCGCGCGTCTCCAACATGGAGATGATGCAGTTTCATCCGACCTGCCTCTACAATCTGGAGGTCAAGAACTTCCTGATCACCGAGGCGGTGCGCGGCGAGGGCGGGCACCTCAAGCACCCGGTTACCGGCCACCGCTTCATGCCCGATTATGACGAGCGGGCCGAACTGGCGCCGCGCGACG
Coding sequences within:
- a CDS encoding LD-carboxypeptidase — encoded protein: MTIPDLSRRGALMGLGVAAATIAVPAIPARPTGAPSRQKPPRLRRGDVLGLVAPAGFIGDRFGLEEIEEAVRAMGLEPRAAPHMLDREGYLAGSDKDRAGDLMAMFADDEVRAIMAVRGGWGCARILPWLDFDAMARTPKLFAGFSDNTALHLAFAARTGVPSIHGPNASASWPPAAWESFRALAFDGATPTYAVPEHAGTYLGRRSERVRTFRGGKARGRLIGGNLTVLAALVGTPYLPDFSGAILFLEDTNEAEYRIDRMLTQLALAGILGKLAGVVFGQCTGCSNAEGGYSNFTIYEVLDRQFAGLGVPAFQGAQIGHIAGQVSMPVGVMAEIDADAGTISVLEPAVS
- a CDS encoding diguanylate cyclase; amino-acid sequence: MAACLYFALAAATIRLTSHEGSIATVWPANAVVVAMMLQRPRSEWLLYLLAALLGNGAANVVIREAGIGSLMLGLSNLPEILIAAWMFRRIVSADNSLLHDKRSVISFILAAGLIAPAASTGFGAMTAYLMFDQPIGESVGIWFAADALGLLIFTPFFHCLIAGHYLQCFRSKSGIERLKTAALQGLVVAVTAGVFAQSTYPLLFVPVLPLILVTFRLGWLGTNLAVMLIAAIGALATMHGIGPVSLASVRGFWVQPAFFQIYLAFLLLTNMPIAASLNERRSLLDRLAERERAIHLLAERSSVLLVNFSPAGRCTQVAGDASSIFSRPAAELVGEDILDLQEDCADALMSAHVRAIDNPQGKAVAEIPLGNGRWIEATFTASYDGEGLFAGSIATIFDITRRKLRERELADAAQRDELTGVLNRAGFMERFQAAIADKPATGISLALIDVDRFKSINDELGHLVGDAVLKEIAARLVNEVRDTDVVGRLGGDEFVILLHTDNSEIAHAICNRIVDRVASDPVDMRFGQEVRTQISCGLVYHIAGLGVEDMIHSADMALYAAKRAGRNRLQVAA
- a CDS encoding DoxX family protein; the encoded protein is MAIRSGSRWLLAALYAAAGVLHLVMPDPFVSIVPPWVPFPASVVALTGLAELAGAAGLAQPFLPAVQRAAAWGLAAYALCVWPANVQHMLIDMARPDHGLGLAYHLPRLALQPVLIWWPLWAGKVIAWPFRSRP
- the tldD gene encoding metalloprotease TldD; protein product: MTVTDPRSLLYRQLTPEDAQALAAETLQACDDGELYMQFMATEAFGFDDGRLKTADYSRDAGFGLRGVSGEMTGFAHANEISAAAIRRAGETLQLLDPATGKRAAPPQKSNRHLYTDASPLDLVGFGEKVKLLETIDAAARARDPRVAQVSASLSGSWSVVEIVRADGFVATDVRPLVRLNVSIVAESNGRRETGSFGMGGRWLYDDLFKPENWNHAIDTALERALINLESVDAPAGEMTVLLGPGWPGVLLHEAIGHGLEGDFNRKGTSAFTGRIGERVGAPGVTIVDDGSIMGRRGSLTIDDEGTPTRETVLIEDGVLKGYMQDRLNARLMGVEPTGNGRRENYAHAPLPRMTNTFMKSGEDDPEELLARIGNGIYAKNFGGGQVDIVSGKFVFSCTEAYKVENGKLGAPIKGATLIGDGPSVLTRVKGIGNDMALDEGVGMCGKGGQSVPAGVGQPSLLIEGLTVGGTA
- a CDS encoding zinc-finger domain-containing protein — encoded protein: MSNAPETVYTDSPRVSCDGASDIRANGAYKPAALGHPRVWMEIDEKGYVDCGYCDRRFVLKGGPADQQAA
- a CDS encoding ABC transporter ATP-binding protein: MTSTAAPAISIRDLKKRYAPAGGDEGKLALKGVSFDVPEGGIFGLLGPNGAGKSTLINIMAGLVRKTSGSIDIWGFDIDRDQRNAKRSIGIVPQEIVFDPFFTPYEVLEIQAGLYGIAKHLRRSEELLRAVHLADKRDAYSRTLSGGMKRRLLIAKALVHQPPVLVLDEPTAGVDVELRRQLWELVTEMNREGVTIVLTTHYLEEAEELCDRIAIINHGELIANKPTRELVGMAREKILVLTLDRDLTEMPSHPGFVKCETSGERMLEITYDKDRANAGEILSAVQAQGFSIVDVTTREADLEDVFVSLTSQAA
- the nadB gene encoding L-aspartate oxidase: MEPSDRSSVQYDVVIIGSGAAGLTAALALASKLKVLVLAKGQLTGGSTAWAQGGIAAVLDAGDTFEEHIRDTMVAGAGLNRLETVEYVVERAPSAIGRLVELGVPFNMEGDALHLTREGGHSHRRIVHVNDATGWAVQQALLKAAEDSPNITLLPGRSCIDLITGRHEMRYSGSGRIWGVYALNEQTGHVEAYTARATVLATGGAGRVYRFSTAPRGATGDGIAMAWRAGARVSNMEMMQFHPTCLYNLEVKNFLITEAVRGEGGHLKHPVTGHRFMPDYDERAELAPRDVVARAIDDQIKRYGLDYVHLDISHRPPEFVKEHFPNIYEKLISLGIDMTKEPIPVVPAQHYTCGGVLVDLDGRTDLPGLYAAGECTESGLHGANRLASNSLLECFVFGEAAAAHILDHWDAFDAPPPIRDWDESRVTDSDEEVVIKQNWTEIRRFMWNYVGIVRTTKRLERAMHRIQMLNGEVEEYYRHFRVSTDLVELRNLLQSAELIVQSALRRHESRGLHFTLDYPRTLPEAQDTVMVP